A single window of Salmo salar chromosome ssa21, Ssal_v3.1, whole genome shotgun sequence DNA harbors:
- the LOC106582043 gene encoding titin homolog isoform X1 produces the protein MTGQTEADIPETGAVFTFGKSKFADNVPSKFWLKNDHPEEISCGGDHTAVITGHGRLFMFGSNTWGQLGLGSEINVNINKPTAVKALKSEKVKFASCGRDHTIVCTWSGRVYGAGSNQEGQLGLGHCDDTNTFHLLHPFSDHAPIKMLAAGCNTSAALTEDGRLFMWGDNSVGQIGLGTESYASEPRDVMVGQPVAWVACGYHHSAFVTVDGDLYTFGESGSGRLGVFPDQLANHRVPQRVESIQDPVIQVSCGGEHTVALTKDNVYAFGRGQHGQLGHGTFLFEVPLPKALDHFRNGRVSHVTCGENHTAVITDSGILYTFGDGRQGKLGLGEENFTNQFRPTLCPRFLKYSVQSVACGGSHMLVLAMPRLPEVEEVVIEEDDVTESILESLETYTELLLMDPSFLMPNPQTTPPLWTLSARARRRERESSPEQFGQMFRNLPPLMSGFLNASLPLSRNIRISRTPSEDPCTSSLSSNPSSNDPPSPSLSLKSRSKTPLTPSPKFIFPDRPCPSLSSKFSPKKRPSPSKSPKYASKERLTPSQSFKSTHKLFPTPSMSPKPSSVKPTDDNQSSKTLSEGPTSPQTERIEDTVTEATDSRMLIENLEKNMDVMDEEDNKDMLPDLASPSGGDYGDETGTTSAEQKDKGHKKGRALRRAVKEAEMEVEQASANKKPQLLFHKALPTELLRGSSLSSLKAEGTPPKSPKCLMNPQTPASGKENIALTAEKAGIKVNTSKLTGNNLQSTGKAGSKPISPAMKQSKLSVSKPSTPKQSQIQISVSKPSSPKHGQNKLSEYKSSTPKHGQSKLSEVNKGTEMKGKGPVKVQGKEVEASKDKKSKIAEEDTKTFEVQNKPLQEIMSPPVKVKGKPVEKETTPIKAIAETTPLKVKSIPKKIVDDNKPSEGKGTPIKVKKKAKEVNEEKMEESITFNESGTTVGNKMAVKDKGKVKEKESAPTKTKNVPKPKDVDAKLTELEGAPVKLKSKPTEVSSQAVLVETTSKAKSPVTSLSLSDALPQNAGDKKSTKSLVVCQVRDRVEVPGEDAFDESQEGKPSWGGFLSDAASLLPDVGMAGAAMGVLSEAVTSMRGIQSESDTDTSIPPRRFSRVERFTKQSAITQPSSTSPSSSTSDPSTAEQSKRTDARISTLGNSDQEVGSRSFEKDPETTEAASERSGGQAKVDYDEISSSQSSEAEDDEDKESTKRHGDGTEMESTQQEEEDDRSVKGLEDNSEDSDTVASGEGEEGREEKSEDSEGAEEEKSEESEGVEAEEKSEDSEGAEAEEKCVGEAEEEEKSDSVGTGEGEEEDERCESEGTGEWEQGEEKSDSDATIKGEEEEEKSDEGAVQGEEKEEKSDSEGTSDGEESKESDSEASLEEEGEETSAQSEGEGEEGESGSGTSGEEENSEEESSDEESGDEKIEEEEESNSSEYEKEESGDESGNEAESKSEGSAEEKEDKQAEKAESKESKATESAEEEGENQEEEESGAEEEGENQEDEESEAEEEGENQEEEESGAEEEGENQEDEESEAEEEGENQEDEESGAEEEGENQEEEESGAEEEGENQEDEKSGAEEEGENQEEEESGAEEEGENQEDEESGAEEEGENQEDEESGAEEEGENQEDEGSGAEEEGENQEEEESGAEEEGENQEDEESGAEDEGENQEEEEYGTEEEGENQEDEESGAEEEGENQEDEESGAEEEGENQEDEESGAEEEGEGEDKEGSESKENEEEGEEEAGVSEEEGEEEEDEGKDEESGEDEDDAGEGEAVEGEEEEDEKEDEEDENNEVEEGEEGREDDEKQARGEEAVEGGKGKEEEEEEEEEGGDKDAGGEKEGEEGEEGEEEEERHQGEGEDEGKEEGEGKEEEEEIKDREDQGEGKDEDMKEREENNEEKGEDDSEKEGDGEQQEDEKEERGVSEERDEEANKQKEEREWQEGEDEKEEEEVRGNNWEGEEKGGGKKEGKENKTSDGEVEQEEEEEGACEQKEEMDEEEAGEEEGEEEEEEEEREEKDSKGEEEEGEEEEEEEEEERKSQKGIKKGSLSLPPKAAPPSRKGKEEPPMEKPKPPARTKQRTTGGKQANGTQESQQFWNNVLPQYLELK, from the exons GGGCACAGAGAGCTACGCCTCAGAGCCCAGAGACGTGATGGTGGGACAACCAGTGGCCTGGGTGGCTTGTGGATACCACCACTCAGCGTTCGTCACAG TGGATGGGGACCTCTACACGTTTGGGGAGAGTGGGAGCGGAAGGCTGGGTGTATTCCCAGACCAGCTAGCCAATCACAGAGTCCCTCAGCGGGTGGAAAGCATCCAGGACCCGGTCATCCAAGTGTCCTGTGGAGGGGAGCACACAGTGGCACTCACAA AGGACAATGTGTACGCATTTGGGCGGGGACAGCATGGGCAGCTAGGCCATGGGACCTTCCTGTTCGAGGTACCTTTGCCAAAAGCACTGGACCACTTCCGGAATGGCAGAGTCAGTCACGTAACCTGTGGAGAGAACCACACTGCAGTGATCACAG ACAGTGGGATTCTGTACACCTTTGGGGACGGTCGCCAGGGTAAACTAGGACTGGGGGAAGAGAACTTCACCAACCAGTTCAGACCAACACTGTGCCCACGGTTCCTCAAATACAGTGTCCAGTCA gTGGCATGTGGTGGCTCTCACATGCTGGTGCTGGCTATGCCCAGACTCCCAGAGGTTGAGGAAGTGGTGATAGAGGAGGATGATGTTACAGAGAGCATTCTGGAGTCTCTGGAGACCTACACCGAGCTGCTCCTGATGGACCCCTCCTTCCTGATGCCCAACCCACAGACCACACCTCCTCTCTGGACCCTGTCTGCTAGGGCCCGCCGCAGGGAGAGG GAGAGTTCTCCAGAGCAATTTGGCCAGATGTTCCGTAACCTTCCGCCTCTGATGTCCGGCTTCCTCAACGCCTCCCTGCCCCTGTCCAGAAATATCCGCATCTCCAGAACACCATCTGAAGACCCCTGCACCTCCTCACTGTCCTCCAATCCCTCCTCAAACGacccccccagtccctctctgtcccttaaATCCAGATCCAAAACCCCATTAACACCGTCACCCAAGTTCATATTCCCAGACCGTCCTTGCCCTTCACTCTCCTCCAAGTTCTCGCCTAAGAAGAGGCCCAGCCCATCAAAATCACCCAAATATGCATCTAAAGAACGCCTCACCCCCTCACAGTCCTTTAAATCCACACATAAACTCTTCCCCACCCCCTCAATGTCCCCTAAACCCTCCTCTGTAAAGCCCACAGATGACAACCAATCCTCCAAAACGCTGTCTGAGGGTCCCACCTCACCACAGACAG AGAGGATCGAGGACACTGTGACAGAAGCAACTGACAGCCGGATGCTCATTGAGAATTTGGAGAAGAACATGGATGTCATGGATGAAGAGGACAATAAAGACATGTTGCCAGACCTG GCATCACCATCAGGAGGAGATTATGGCGATGAGACTGGGACTACATCTGCAGAACAGAAGGATAAG gGACATAAAAAGGGTCGGGCTCTGAGGAGAGCTGTTAAGGAGGCAGAAATGGAGGTTGAACAAGCCTCGGCCAACAAGAAGCCGCAGCTACTTTTCCATAAGGCCCTTCCCACCGAGCTTCTGAGAGGCTCCAGCTTGAGTTCGTTAAAGGCAGAGGGCACGCCCCCAAAGAGCCCAAAATGCTTAATGAATCCTCAGACCCCAGCCAGCGGCAAGGAAAACATTGCTCTGACAGCAGAAAAGGCTGGCATCAAAGTGAACACCAGTAAACTGACGGGTAATAATCTGCAAAGCACAGGTAAAGCAGGGTCTAAGCCAATTTCACCTGCAATGAAACAAAGCAAGTTATCCGTATCGAAACCTAGCACTCCTAAACAGAGCCAGATCCAGATATCTGTGTCTAAACCCAGTAGTCCAAAGCATGGTCAAAACAAACTGTCTGAATATAAATCCAGCACTCCAAAACATGGTCAAAGCAAGCTGTCTGAGGTGAATAAAGGTACAGAGATGAAAGGTAAAGGCCCTGTAAAAGTTCAAGGTAAGGAGGTTGAGGCATCCAAAGACAAGAAATCTAAGATTGCAGAGGAAGATACTAAAACTTTTGAAGTTCAAAATAAACCACTTCAAGAGATCATGTCCCCTCCAGTCAAAGTTAAAGGTAAACCTGTGGAGAAGGAAACAACTCCAATTAAGGCTATTGCTGAAACCACTCCTTTGAAAGTAAAGAGCATTCCCAAGAAGATTGTAGATGATAACAAACCATCTGAAGGTAAAGGCACTCCAATAAAGGTAAAAAAGAAGGCAAAAGAGGTGAATGAAGAGAAGATGGAAGAGTCTATTACTTTCAACGAGTCAGGGACAACTGTGGGGAACAAAATGGCAGTTAAAGATAAAGGCAAAGTCAAAGAAAAAGAGAGTGCACCCACCAAAACAAAAAATGTGCCCAAACCTAAAGATGTTGACGCGAAACTAACTGAGTTAGAGGGAGCCCCAGTGAAACTGAAAAGCAAGCCGACAGAGGTTTCCAGCCAAGCAGTCTTAGTAGAAACTACCTCAAAGGCCAAATCACCAGTCACATCACTCTCATTATCAGATGCACTACCTCAAAATGCTGGAGATAAGAAGTCAACAAAGTCACTGGTTGTCTGTCAGGTCAGGGATAGAGTGGAGGTCCCAGGGGAAGATGCCTTTGATGAATCCCAGGAGGGGAAGCCTAGCTGGGGAGGATTTCTCAGCGATGCAGCCTCTCTCCTTCCAGATGTGGGGATGGCGGGGGCAGCCATGGGGGTCCTGAGTGAGGCGGTGACGAGCATGAGGGGGATTCAGTCGGAGAGTGACACAGACACTTCTATCCCTCCTCGGCGGTTCAGCCGGGTAGAGAGGTTCACCAAACAGAGCGCCATCACCCAGCCTTCCTCCACATCACCCTCTTCTTCAACATCAGATCCAAGCACAGCTGAGCAAAGCAAGAGGACCGACGCCCGCATCAGCACCCTCGGGAATTCTGATCAGGAAGTGGGGAGCAGGAGTTTTGAGAAGGACCCAGAAACCACAGAGGCTGCTAGcgagaggtcaggaggtcaggccAAGGTCGATTATGATGAGATCTCTAGTAGTCAAAGTTCGGAAGCTGAGGATGATGAAGATAAAGAGTCCACAAAGAGACATGGAGATGGGACAGAAATGGAGAGCACCCAACAAGAGGAAGAGGATGACAGAAGTGTTAAGGGTCTGGAAGATAACAGTGAAGACAGTGATACTGTGGCCagcggagagggagaggagggtagagaagaAAAGAGTGAAGACAGCGAGGGTGCGGAAGAAGAAAAGAGTGAAGAGAGCGAGGGCGTGGAGGCAGAAGAAAAGAGTGAAGACAGCGAGGGCGCGGAGGCAGAAGAAAAGTGTGTAGGGGAGGCGGAAGAAGAAGAAAAGAGTGATAGtgtggggacaggagagggggaggaggaagacgagAGGTGTGAGAGTGAGGGGACAGGAGAGtgggaacagggagaggagaagagtgatAGTGATGCGACAAtaaagggggaggaggaagaagagaaaaGTGATGAGGGTGCAGTACAGggggaggagaaagaagagaagagTGATAGTGAGGGGACAAGTGATGGGGAGGAGAGCAAAGAGAGTGATTCTGAGGCAAgcctagaggaggagggagaggagacgagTGCACAGAGTgagggggaaggagaagagggcGAAAGTGGTTCTGGGacaagtggagaggaggagaatagTGAAGAAGAGTCCAGTGATGAAGAGAGTGGGGATGAAAaaatagaggaagaggaggagagcaaTTCGAGTGAGTATGAAAAGGAGGAGAGTGGTGATGAATCAGGAAATGAGGCTGAGAGCAAGAGTGAGGGATCAGCAGAAGAGAAAGAAGATAAACAAGCAGAAAAAGCAGAAAGTAAAGAAAGTAAAGCTACTGAGTCagcagaggaagaaggagagaaccaagaagaggaagagagtggagcagaggaggaaggagagaaccaAGAAGACGAAGAGAGTGaagcagaggaggaaggagagaaccaagaagaggaagagagtggagcagaggaggaaggagagaaccaAGAAGACGAAGAGAGTGaagcagaggaggaaggagagaaccaAGAAGACGAAGAGAGTGgagcagaggaggaaggagagaaccaagaagaggaagagagtggagcagaggaggaaggagagaaccaAGAAGACGAAAAGAGTGgagcagaggaggaaggagagaaccaagaagaggaagagagtggagcagaggaggaaggagagaaccaAGAAGACGAAGAGAGTGgagcagaggaggaaggagagaaccaAGAAGACGAAGAGAGTGgagcagaggaggaaggagagaaccaAGAAGACGAAGGGAGTGgagcagaggaggaaggagagaaccaagaagaggaagagagtggagcagaggaggaaggagagaaccaAGAAGATGAAGAGAGTGGAGcagaggatgaaggagagaacCAAGAAGAGGAAGAGTATGGaacagaggaggaaggagagaaccaAGAAGACGAAGAGAGTGgagcagaggaggaaggagagaaccaAGAAGATGAAGAGAGTGgagcagaggaggaaggagagaaccaAGAAGATGAAGAGAGTGgagcagaggaggaaggagagggagaggataaGGAAGGTAGTGAAAGTAAAGAaaatgaggaggagggggaggaggaggcaggtgtaagtgaggaggagggggaggaagaagaggatgagggaAAGGATGAAGAAAGTGGAGAAGATGAGGATGATGCAGGAGAGGGGGAAGCAGTTGAGggtgaggaagaagaggatgaaaaGGAAGATGAAGAGGATGAGAACAACGAAGTtgaagagggtgaggagggacgAGAAGATGATGAGAAACAAGCCAGGGGAGAGGAAGCGGTTGAAGGTGGAAAaggtaaggaggaggaagaagaagaagaagaagaagggggaGACAAAGATGCagggggagaaaaggaaggagaggaaggggaagagggagaggaggaagaagaaagaCACCAAGGAGAAGGGGAGGATGAAGGAAAGGAAGAGGGTGAAGggaaggaggaagaagaggaaattAAGGAtagagaagatcagggagaaggAAAGGATGAGGATatgaaagaaagagaagagaataatgaggagaaaggagaggatgaCAGTGAAAAGGAGGGGGATGGTGAACAACAGGAAGATgagaaagaggaaagaggagtgagtgaagagagagatgaggaagcaAATAAACAAAAAGAGGAAAGGGAGTGGCAAGAGGGGGAAGAcgagaaggaagaagaggaagtgaggggaaacaactgggagggggaggagaagggggggggtAAAAAAGAAGGGAAAGAAAATAAGACAAGTGATGGGGAGGTAGaacaagaggaggaagaagagggcgCATGTGAACAGAAAGAGGAGATGGATGAGGAGGAagcgggagaggaggaaggagaagaagaggaagaggaggaagaaagggaggagaaagatagtaaaggagaggaagaggagggagaggaagaagaagaggaagaagaagaagagagaaaatcACAGAAAGGGATAAAGAAAGGGTCACTGAGCCTACCACCTAAAGCAGCTCCCCCCAGCAGGAAAGGGAAGGAAGAGCCCCCAATGGAGAAACCCAAACCACCGGCCCGCACCAAGCAGAGGACCACAGGGGGAAAACAGGCCAATGGAACCCAAGAATCCCAACAGTTCTGGAACAATGTCTTACCCCAGTACCTGGAGCTGAAGTGA